A window from Bacteroidales bacterium encodes these proteins:
- the hemB gene encoding porphobilinogen synthase has protein sequence MNFPITRLRRLRQNETLRNMVEETILRPSDLVMPLFVCPGSGIKNPIKSMPGNFQLSVDMMVENCKELYGRGVKSILLFGIPEEKDECGLVATNDDAIVQRAIIAIKKELPEMFIIADICNCEYTTHGHCGTIVDGDVHNDLTLETLSKQAVSFARVGANMVAPSDMMDGRVGHMRAELDKNGFYKMPIMSYSAKYASAFYGPFRDAADSAPQFGNRATYQMSPSNSDEALREIEQDIVEGADIVMVKPALSYLDVIRRTKDTFNMPIAAYNVSGEFSMVKAAAANGWIDEERIVKEILTSIKRAGADIILSYHTQEIIDKL, from the coding sequence AGATTACGACAAAATGAAACATTAAGAAATATGGTTGAAGAAACCATATTAAGACCGTCAGATTTAGTTATGCCTTTATTTGTTTGCCCCGGTTCCGGAATAAAAAACCCGATTAAATCAATGCCCGGCAATTTTCAGCTTTCTGTAGATATGATGGTTGAAAACTGTAAAGAACTATACGGAAGAGGCGTAAAATCAATTTTGCTTTTTGGAATCCCGGAAGAAAAAGATGAGTGCGGGCTTGTTGCAACAAACGATGATGCTATTGTTCAACGAGCTATAATTGCAATAAAAAAAGAACTCCCCGAGATGTTCATAATTGCAGATATTTGCAACTGCGAATATACAACACATGGTCATTGCGGAACTATTGTAGATGGAGATGTACACAATGATTTAACCTTAGAAACGCTCTCTAAACAGGCGGTTTCATTTGCAAGAGTAGGAGCAAATATGGTAGCACCAAGCGATATGATGGATGGCAGAGTTGGTCATATGAGAGCAGAACTCGATAAAAACGGGTTTTATAAAATGCCGATTATGTCTTATTCCGCAAAATATGCCTCTGCTTTTTACGGACCGTTTAGAGATGCGGCGGATAGTGCTCCTCAATTTGGAAATCGAGCCACATATCAAATGAGTCCGTCAAATTCCGATGAGGCTCTCAGAGAAATAGAACAAGACATTGTAGAGGGAGCTGATATTGTAATGGTTAAGCCTGCATTAAGCTACTTAGATGTTATTCGCAGAACTAAAGACACATTTAATATGCCTATCGCAGCATACAACGTAAGCGGTGAGTTTTCTATGGTAAAAGCTGCTGCTGCAAATGGGTGGATAGACGAAGAGAGAATAGTTAAGGAGATTCTGACATCAATAAAAAGAGCCGGTGCCGATATCATACTATCTTACCACACACAAGAAATTATTGATAAATTATAA